The Polaribacter tangerinus genome has a segment encoding these proteins:
- a CDS encoding anhydro-N-acetylmuramic acid kinase — MNTKTTFAIGVMSGTSLDGVDLVYVKFTKDDVYNFDIIHATTIPYNKEWKQLLQNALFSTSDELESLDVLYGSYLGNLIANFIANYKINHIDFIASHGHTILHEPENGVTLQVGSGKKIAAITNKKVVCDFRTQDVKLGGQGAPLVPIGDELLFSEYDYCLNLGGFSNVSFTKGNCRIAFDICPVNIVLNHYVSKLGFAFDESGKIASKGVVNTLLLEKLNALDFYKKLPPKSLGLEWVQKEIFPLIDSFEKDIANVLATFSLHAAMQIAAIIKGSDKVLVTGGGAFNSFLMSQISTCSKITIKQQSPKIIDFKEALIFAFLGLLRIDNQVNCLKSVTGAIKDHSSGVIFYP, encoded by the coding sequence ATGAATACAAAAACAACTTTTGCTATTGGGGTTATGTCTGGAACCTCTCTTGATGGAGTCGATTTAGTGTATGTTAAATTCACAAAAGATGATGTTTATAATTTTGATATTATACATGCAACCACGATTCCTTACAATAAAGAATGGAAACAGTTATTACAAAATGCACTATTTTCTACTTCCGATGAGTTGGAAAGTTTAGATGTCTTGTACGGAAGTTACTTAGGTAATTTAATTGCTAATTTTATTGCAAATTACAAGATTAATCATATTGATTTTATAGCTTCTCACGGACACACTATTTTGCACGAGCCAGAAAATGGAGTTACCCTTCAGGTTGGCTCTGGAAAAAAAATTGCAGCGATTACCAATAAAAAAGTGGTGTGTGATTTTAGAACCCAAGATGTAAAATTAGGAGGTCAAGGAGCTCCGCTAGTACCTATTGGAGACGAATTATTGTTTTCTGAATATGACTATTGTCTTAATCTAGGTGGGTTTTCTAATGTATCTTTTACAAAAGGTAATTGTAGAATAGCATTTGATATTTGTCCAGTAAATATTGTTTTAAACCATTATGTAAGTAAGTTGGGTTTTGCTTTTGATGAGTCTGGTAAAATAGCTTCCAAAGGTGTTGTAAATACCTTGTTGTTAGAAAAATTGAATGCATTAGATTTTTATAAAAAATTGCCTCCAAAATCACTTGGTTTAGAATGGGTTCAAAAAGAAATTTTTCCTCTTATAGATTCGTTTGAAAAAGATATCGCGAATGTTTTAGCTACTTTTTCTTTGCATGCGGCGATGCAAATAGCAGCCATAATAAAAGGTTCAGATAAAGTTTTAGTAACTGGAGGAGGAGCTTTTAATTCTTTTTTGATGTCTCAAATATCTACTTGTTCTAAAATAACAATAAAGCAACAATCACCAAAAATTATCGACTTTAAAGAAGCCTTGATTTTTGCCTTTTTAGGGTTGTTACGAATTGATAATCAGGTAAATTGTTTAAAATCTGTAACAGGAGCAATAAAAGACCATTCATCTGGCGTTATTTTTTATCCGTAG
- a CDS encoding acyl-CoA dehydrogenase produces MDFSLTEEHVMIRDAARDFAQNELLPGVIERDHKQEFPQELVKKMGDLGFMGIMVDPKYGGSGMDTTSYVLIMEELSKIDASASVIVSVNNSLVCYGLEAYGNENQKQKYLTKLATGQFVGAFCLSEPEAGSDATSQATTAIDKGDHYLINGTKNWITSGGRADVYLVIAQTDRAKGHRGINAFIVEKGMEGFHIGPKEDKLGIRGSDTHTLQFNDVKVPKENRIGEDGFGFKFAMKTLSGGRIGIAAQALGIASGAYELALKYSKERKAFGTEICNHQAIAFKLADMYTEIEAARMLVMKAAWDKDNGNNYDMSSAMAKLYASKVAMEQTVEAVQIHGGNGFVKEYHVERLMRDAKITQIYEGTSEIQKIVISRGVIKG; encoded by the coding sequence ATGGATTTTAGTTTAACAGAAGAACATGTAATGATTCGTGATGCTGCAAGAGACTTTGCTCAAAACGAATTACTACCAGGAGTTATAGAAAGAGACCATAAACAAGAGTTCCCTCAAGAATTGGTAAAAAAAATGGGCGACTTAGGTTTTATGGGAATTATGGTAGACCCCAAGTACGGTGGTAGCGGTATGGATACAACTTCTTATGTTTTAATTATGGAAGAATTATCTAAAATTGATGCCTCTGCTTCTGTAATTGTATCCGTTAACAACTCTCTTGTTTGTTATGGTTTAGAGGCTTACGGAAACGAAAATCAAAAGCAAAAATATTTAACAAAATTAGCTACTGGTCAATTTGTTGGTGCTTTTTGCCTAAGTGAACCAGAAGCAGGATCAGATGCTACTTCTCAAGCAACCACTGCAATAGACAAAGGAGATCATTATCTAATTAACGGAACCAAAAACTGGATAACAAGCGGTGGCCGCGCCGATGTGTATTTGGTAATTGCACAAACCGATAGAGCAAAAGGGCACCGAGGAATTAATGCTTTTATTGTAGAAAAAGGAATGGAAGGTTTTCATATTGGCCCTAAAGAAGATAAACTAGGTATTCGAGGCTCAGACACACATACATTACAGTTTAACGATGTAAAAGTACCAAAAGAAAACAGAATTGGCGAAGATGGTTTTGGTTTTAAATTTGCCATGAAAACACTTTCTGGCGGTAGAATTGGTATTGCTGCTCAAGCTTTAGGTATTGCCTCTGGCGCTTACGAATTGGCTTTAAAATACTCAAAAGAACGAAAAGCTTTTGGTACCGAAATTTGCAATCATCAAGCAATTGCCTTTAAATTAGCAGACATGTACACCGAAATTGAAGCAGCTAGAATGCTTGTTATGAAAGCTGCATGGGACAAAGATAACGGCAATAATTACGACATGTCGTCGGCAATGGCAAAGCTATACGCCTCTAAAGTTGCTATGGAGCAAACTGTAGAAGCTGTTCAAATTCATGGAGGAAATGGATTTGTTAAAGAATACCATGTGGAACGCTTAATGCGTGATGCAAAAATTACTCAAATATACGAAGGCACCTCCGAAATTCAAAAAATAGTTATCTCTAGAGGTGTCATAAAAGGGTAA
- a CDS encoding tRNA pseudouridine(38-40) synthase TruA — translation MKYSFSYLISIQFLGFRFSGWQKQPNVKTIHDMLDKSLSYAFGDFNFKTIGVGRTDAKVSAGKYYVQLFRDEKIEITQFLKLLNDNLSADFRALTIREVSNKFNIINAPKIKEYHYYFSFCEKNHPFAAPFIVAILDNLNIEKMKQGAKLFEGTHFFHKYCTKPSENTIFKRQIESCEIVENTILTASFFPKKSYILKVRGKGFLRYQIRLIMATLFELGKGNVDVSFIEDSLKENNDRRHLRNIAPSSGLQLYDVTLITE, via the coding sequence ATGAAATACTCATTTTCTTATCTTATTAGCATTCAATTTTTAGGTTTTAGGTTTTCGGGATGGCAAAAGCAACCAAATGTTAAAACCATTCATGATATGCTGGATAAGTCTCTTTCGTATGCATTTGGAGATTTTAATTTTAAAACTATTGGAGTTGGTAGAACAGATGCAAAGGTTTCGGCGGGTAAATATTATGTGCAGTTGTTTAGGGATGAGAAAATTGAAATTACTCAATTTTTAAAATTGCTAAATGATAATCTTTCTGCGGATTTTAGAGCATTAACTATACGAGAGGTTTCTAATAAATTTAACATAATTAACGCTCCAAAGATTAAAGAATATCATTATTATTTTTCTTTTTGTGAAAAAAATCATCCATTTGCAGCGCCTTTTATTGTTGCTATTCTAGATAATTTAAATATCGAAAAAATGAAGCAAGGAGCTAAGTTGTTTGAAGGAACTCATTTTTTTCATAAGTATTGCACAAAACCATCAGAAAACACCATTTTTAAAAGGCAAATTGAAAGCTGTGAAATTGTAGAGAACACAATTTTAACAGCAAGTTTTTTTCCAAAAAAATCTTATATTTTAAAGGTAAGAGGAAAAGGTTTTTTACGTTATCAAATTCGATTAATTATGGCAACACTTTTTGAGCTTGGCAAAGGAAATGTAGATGTATCTTTTATAGAAGACTCTCTAAAAGAGAATAATGATAGAAGACATTTGAGAAATATAGCACCATCGTCTGGGTTACAGTTATATGATGTTACATTAATTACCGAGTAG